From a region of the Solanum stenotomum isolate F172 chromosome 2, ASM1918654v1, whole genome shotgun sequence genome:
- the LOC125855737 gene encoding uncharacterized protein LOC125855737: MSVCAYFSKLKDLWDEFEALVPAPNCECDKSKDFVVHLQKLKLFQFLMGLNESYLQARSQILLMSPLPSVNQAYTMIVSEESHKAVATSAGVLGVRPGAQLREENCWKLIGYPPDFKTKRKQRIESGAAYNVVAGQSGEQCSQVKARTYDQEDSEVQMSMISQIGKAAFTQEQYNQILKMIHTGSISTQETEAADVANVAGISSVFLACSKSQQWIMDTGATHHIVSKLRMLDESSGVISEKVKRVCLPNGDTTVVANVGKSYLPEGNNISNVLHTPQFNYNLLSVSKDLYTGKVRAIGRVNGGLYFLADQSAKKATSCGDNEVLTANTVEKKQAEVDLWHRRLGHVSSNVLKRILSVEKLPSSVIHYHTPYERLYGKKPNCDHLRVVGCLCYAKVVNEHDKLLSRTKSTVLMGFSDTQKGYVLYDMQYKLANITISGESVEVVSDIRSKISDTTSSQGAVLDGQHEQHEVTQDDTTSSQRVQDQRKSTRERKTPVWMTDFVSLNIHQEVPYALSKYVSYGRLSKEYMAYIAASSSVTEPTTYLEASKDPRWIQAMKEEIEALNQNHTWDVVSLPKGKKSIGCRWVYKVKYKASVEVESLKLG; encoded by the exons ATGTCTGTGTGTGCATATTTTTCGAAACTGAAAGATTTGTGGGATGAGTTTGAAGCACTTGTTCCTGCACCAAACTGTGAATGTGATAAATCAAAAGATTTTGTGGTGCATCTTCAAAAATTGAAGTTGTTTCAGTTCTTGATGGGATTAAATGAGTCATATCTTCAAGCAAGAAGTCAAATATTGCTTATGAGTCCTTTGCCTTCAGTAAATCAAGCTTATACTATGATTGTAAGTGAGGAAAGTCATAAGGCAGTAGCTACAAGTGCTGGAGTATTGGGAGTTAGGCCAGGTGCACAGTTGCGAGA GGAGAATTGTTGGAAGTTAATTGGCTACCCTCCTGATTTCAAGACCAAGAGAAAGCAAAGAATAGAAAGTGGTGCTGCATATAATGTAGTGGCTGGTCAGTCTGGTGAACAATGCTCTCAAGTAAAGGCAAGGACATATGATCAAGAAGATTCTGAAGTACAGATGTCTATGATAAGTCAGATAGGTAAAGCAGCTTTCACACAAGAGCAATACAATCAGATTCTAAAGATGATCCATACTGGTAGTATATCAACACAGGAGACTGAGGCAGCAGATGTGGCTAATGTCGCAGGTATAAGCAGTGTTTTTCTAGCTTGTTCTAAGTCACAACAGTGGATAATGGATACAGGAGCTACTCATCATATAGTGTCTAAATTACGTATGCTTGATGAGTCTTCTGGGGTAATATCTGAAAAAGTAAAGAGGGTCTGTCTTCCTAATGGTGATACAACTGTAGTTGCTAATGTAGGGAAAAGTTATTTGCCAGAGGGGAACAATATTTCTAATGTATTGCATACTCCTCAGTTCAATTATAACCTACTCTCAGTGTCCAAG GATCTTTACACTGGGAAGGTGAGAGCAATTGGAAGAGTTAATGGTGGTCTGTATTTCCTGGCTGATCAGAGTGCTAAAAAGGCAACTAGTTGTGGAGACAATGAAGTATTAACTGCTAATACCGTGGAGAAGAAACAAGCAGAAGTGGACTTATGGCATAGGAGGCTTGGGCATGTATCTTCTAATGTACTAAAAAGGATTTTATCTGTTGAGAA GTTGCCAAGTTCAGTTATTCATTATCATACTCCTTATGAAAGGTTGTATGGAAAGAAACCTAATTGTGATCATCTTAGAGTAGTGGGGTGCTTGTGCTATGCTAAGGTTGTGAATGAGCATGACAAGTTGTTGTCTAGAACAAAGTCCACTGTCCTCATGGGGTTTTCTGATACTCAGAAGGGATATGTGTTGTATGATATg CAGTATAAGTTAGCTAACATAACCATAAGTGGAGAATCAGTGGAGGTTGTATCTGACATAAGGAGTAAGATTTCTGATACTACAAGTTCACAAGGTGCAGTCTTAGATGGTCAACATGAACAACATGAGGTGACACAAGATGATACAACCAGTTCACAGAGAGTGCAAGACCAGAGGAAGTCAACTAGAGAGAGGAAGACTCCAGTGTGGATGACTGATTTTGTGTCATTAAACATTCACCAAGAAGTACCCTATGCCTTATCAAAGTATGTGTCTTATGGAAGGTTGTCCAAAGAGTATATGGCATATATAGCAGCCTCTTCCTCAGTTACTGAGCCAACTACTTACTTAGAAGCCAGTAAAGACCCAAGATGGATACAAGCTATGAAGGAGGAAATAGAGGCTTTGAATCAGAATCATACTTGGGATGTAGTTAGTCTACCTAAAGGCAAGAAATCAATTGGTTGTAGGTGGGTGTACAAAGTAAAGTATAAGGCTTCAGTTGAGGTAGAGAGTTTAAAGCTAGGTTAG